The following coding sequences lie in one Vanacampus margaritifer isolate UIUO_Vmar chromosome 16, RoL_Vmar_1.0, whole genome shotgun sequence genomic window:
- the chrne gene encoding acetylcholine receptor subunit epsilon isoform X2: MMAACSWKHFFWIVILLGTVVWQADCNEEMQLIGTLFKGYNKNIRPVLHPEDKLEVQIKLTLTNLISLNEKEETLTTNVWIEIQWVDYRLAWNASQYYGIEVIRIPCKNVWLPDIVLENNIDGKFDVAYYANVLISNDGSIYWLPPAIYRSTCAIEITYFPFDYQNCTLAFRSQTYSANEVDLILAAADSGERIEWVDIDPEAFTENGEWAIVHRPARKMINSRYSPDDLEYQEISFNLVIQRKPLFYVINIILPCSLISSLVVLAYFLPAQAGGQKLTVSISVLLAQTVFLFLIAQKIPETSLSVPLIGKYIIFVMCVTTLIATNQIVVLNFSLRSPSTHTMSHQIKHLFLEMVPRFLGMSPLLDDNEVTSEVNGVRDRRRESFGLMQRAEEYVLKQPRSEMMFDKQKEKHGLMQPNDGIDANTTANLYKSLAQAAPEIKQCVDACNFIAETTKQQNNIGSEIESWVLIGKMIDKVCFWAAILLFIIGTVGIFLTGHFNRAPEWPFPGENNKYAPK, translated from the exons ATGATGGCAGCATGCAGttggaagcattttttttggaTTGTGATTCTTCTCGGGACTGTTGTTTGGCAAG CTGATTGTAATGAAGAGATGCAACTGATCGGAACCTTGTTCAAAGGCTATAACAAGAACATTCGTCCCGTGCTTCATCCTGAGGACAAATTGGAGGTTCAGATCAAGCTGACCCTCACCAACCTGATCTCTCTG AATGAAAAGGAAGAGACTCTTACAACCAACGTCTGGATTGAAATA CAATGGGTTGATTATCGTCTTGCGTGGAATGCATCGCAATACTATGGCATTGAGGTCATTCGCATCCCCTGCAAAAATGTGTGGCTCCCTGATATTGTCCTTGAAAACAA CATTGATGGAAAGTTTGATGTGGCTTACTACGCCAATGTATTGATTTCAAACGATGGTTCCATATATTGGCTTCCTCCTGCTATCTATCGCAGCACGTGTGCCATAGAAATCACCTACTTCCCTTTTGATTATCAAAACTGTACACTAGCATTCAG ATCACAGACATACAGTGCCAATGAAGTGGACCTCATTTTAGCTGCCGCAGATTCAGGCGAAAGAATTGAATGGGTGGACATCGACCCTGAGGCTTTCACTG AGAATGGCGAGTGGGCTATTGTCCATCGTCCAGCCAGGAAGATGATAAACTCACGTTACTCCCCTGATGACTTGGAGTATCAGGAGATCAGTTTCAACCTGGTCATCCAGAGAAAGCCCCTTTTCTACGTGATCAACATCATCTTGCCCTGCTCCCTCATCTCTTCACTGGTCGTTTTAGCTTACTTCCTACCCGCACAAG CTGGAGGACAAAAGCTCACGGTGTCCATCTCGGTCTTGCTGGCCCAaactgtttttctctttctcattGCCCAGAAGATCCCCGAGACATCACTTTCTGTCCCCCTCATTGGCAA GTACATCATTTTTGTGATGTGTGTCACCACGCTTATTGCTACCAATCAAATTGTGGTGTTGAACTTCTCCCTGCGCAGCCCCAGCACTCATACAATGTCCCATCAAATCAAGCAT CTGTTTTTGGAAATGGTACCCCGCTTCCTTGGCATGTCGCCTCTTCTGGACGACAACGAGGTGACATCAGAGGTGAATGGCGTGAGAGATCGGAGGCGTGAATCCTTTGGCCTCATGCAGAGAGCCGAGGAGTATGTGCTCAAACAACCTCGCAGTGAGATGATGtttgacaaacaaaaagagaaGCATGGGCTGATGCAACCGAATG ATGGCATTGATGCCAATACGACAGCCAATCTGTACAAGAGTTTAGCTCAAGCTGCACCTGAGATAAAGCAATGCGTGGATGCCTGCAATTTCATCGCCGAgaccacaaaacaacaaaataacattggCTCA GAAATTGAAAGCTGGGTACTGATTGGGAAGATGATCGACAAGGTGTGTTTCTGGGCCGCCATTCTCCTCTTCATCATCGGCACGGTGGGGATCTTCCTGACAGGACACTTCAACAGGGCGCCCGAATGGCCATTTCCTGGAGAGAACAACAAATATGccccaaaatga
- the chrne gene encoding acetylcholine receptor subunit epsilon isoform X1: MMAACSWKHFFWIVILLGTVVWQADCNEEMQLIGTLFKGYNKNIRPVLHPEDKLEVQIKLTLTNLISLNEKEETLTTNVWIEIQWVDYRLAWNASQYYGIEVIRIPCKNVWLPDIVLENNIDGKFDVAYYANVLISNDGSIYWLPPAIYRSTCAIEITYFPFDYQNCTLAFRSQTYSANEVDLILAAADSGERIEWVDIDPEAFTENGEWAIVHRPARKMINSRYSPDDLEYQEISFNLVIQRKPLFYVINIILPCSLISSLVVLAYFLPAQAGGQKLTVSISVLLAQTVFLFLIAQKIPETSLSVPLIGKYIIFVMCVTTLIATNQIVVLNFSLRSPSTHTMSHQIKHLFLEMVPRFLGMSPLLDDNEVTSEVNGVRDRRRESFGLMQRAEEYVLKQPRSEMMFDKQKEKHGLMQPNVDGIDANTTANLYKSLAQAAPEIKQCVDACNFIAETTKQQNNIGSEIESWVLIGKMIDKVCFWAAILLFIIGTVGIFLTGHFNRAPEWPFPGENNKYAPK, translated from the exons ATGATGGCAGCATGCAGttggaagcattttttttggaTTGTGATTCTTCTCGGGACTGTTGTTTGGCAAG CTGATTGTAATGAAGAGATGCAACTGATCGGAACCTTGTTCAAAGGCTATAACAAGAACATTCGTCCCGTGCTTCATCCTGAGGACAAATTGGAGGTTCAGATCAAGCTGACCCTCACCAACCTGATCTCTCTG AATGAAAAGGAAGAGACTCTTACAACCAACGTCTGGATTGAAATA CAATGGGTTGATTATCGTCTTGCGTGGAATGCATCGCAATACTATGGCATTGAGGTCATTCGCATCCCCTGCAAAAATGTGTGGCTCCCTGATATTGTCCTTGAAAACAA CATTGATGGAAAGTTTGATGTGGCTTACTACGCCAATGTATTGATTTCAAACGATGGTTCCATATATTGGCTTCCTCCTGCTATCTATCGCAGCACGTGTGCCATAGAAATCACCTACTTCCCTTTTGATTATCAAAACTGTACACTAGCATTCAG ATCACAGACATACAGTGCCAATGAAGTGGACCTCATTTTAGCTGCCGCAGATTCAGGCGAAAGAATTGAATGGGTGGACATCGACCCTGAGGCTTTCACTG AGAATGGCGAGTGGGCTATTGTCCATCGTCCAGCCAGGAAGATGATAAACTCACGTTACTCCCCTGATGACTTGGAGTATCAGGAGATCAGTTTCAACCTGGTCATCCAGAGAAAGCCCCTTTTCTACGTGATCAACATCATCTTGCCCTGCTCCCTCATCTCTTCACTGGTCGTTTTAGCTTACTTCCTACCCGCACAAG CTGGAGGACAAAAGCTCACGGTGTCCATCTCGGTCTTGCTGGCCCAaactgtttttctctttctcattGCCCAGAAGATCCCCGAGACATCACTTTCTGTCCCCCTCATTGGCAA GTACATCATTTTTGTGATGTGTGTCACCACGCTTATTGCTACCAATCAAATTGTGGTGTTGAACTTCTCCCTGCGCAGCCCCAGCACTCATACAATGTCCCATCAAATCAAGCAT CTGTTTTTGGAAATGGTACCCCGCTTCCTTGGCATGTCGCCTCTTCTGGACGACAACGAGGTGACATCAGAGGTGAATGGCGTGAGAGATCGGAGGCGTGAATCCTTTGGCCTCATGCAGAGAGCCGAGGAGTATGTGCTCAAACAACCTCGCAGTGAGATGATGtttgacaaacaaaaagagaaGCATGGGCTGATGCAACCGAATG TAGATGGCATTGATGCCAATACGACAGCCAATCTGTACAAGAGTTTAGCTCAAGCTGCACCTGAGATAAAGCAATGCGTGGATGCCTGCAATTTCATCGCCGAgaccacaaaacaacaaaataacattggCTCA GAAATTGAAAGCTGGGTACTGATTGGGAAGATGATCGACAAGGTGTGTTTCTGGGCCGCCATTCTCCTCTTCATCATCGGCACGGTGGGGATCTTCCTGACAGGACACTTCAACAGGGCGCCCGAATGGCCATTTCCTGGAGAGAACAACAAATATGccccaaaatga
- the chrne gene encoding acetylcholine receptor subunit epsilon isoform X3, which produces MMAACSWKHFFWIVILLGTVVWQADCNEEMQLIGTLFKGYNKNIRPVLHPEDKLEVQIKLTLTNLISLNEKEETLTTNVWIEIQWVDYRLAWNASQYYGIEVIRIPCKNVWLPDIVLENNTCAIEITYFPFDYQNCTLAFRSQTYSANEVDLILAAADSGERIEWVDIDPEAFTENGEWAIVHRPARKMINSRYSPDDLEYQEISFNLVIQRKPLFYVINIILPCSLISSLVVLAYFLPAQAGGQKLTVSISVLLAQTVFLFLIAQKIPETSLSVPLIGKYIIFVMCVTTLIATNQIVVLNFSLRSPSTHTMSHQIKHLFLEMVPRFLGMSPLLDDNEVTSEVNGVRDRRRESFGLMQRAEEYVLKQPRSEMMFDKQKEKHGLMQPNVDGIDANTTANLYKSLAQAAPEIKQCVDACNFIAETTKQQNNIGSEIESWVLIGKMIDKVCFWAAILLFIIGTVGIFLTGHFNRAPEWPFPGENNKYAPK; this is translated from the exons ATGATGGCAGCATGCAGttggaagcattttttttggaTTGTGATTCTTCTCGGGACTGTTGTTTGGCAAG CTGATTGTAATGAAGAGATGCAACTGATCGGAACCTTGTTCAAAGGCTATAACAAGAACATTCGTCCCGTGCTTCATCCTGAGGACAAATTGGAGGTTCAGATCAAGCTGACCCTCACCAACCTGATCTCTCTG AATGAAAAGGAAGAGACTCTTACAACCAACGTCTGGATTGAAATA CAATGGGTTGATTATCGTCTTGCGTGGAATGCATCGCAATACTATGGCATTGAGGTCATTCGCATCCCCTGCAAAAATGTGTGGCTCCCTGATATTGTCCTTGAAAACAA CACGTGTGCCATAGAAATCACCTACTTCCCTTTTGATTATCAAAACTGTACACTAGCATTCAG ATCACAGACATACAGTGCCAATGAAGTGGACCTCATTTTAGCTGCCGCAGATTCAGGCGAAAGAATTGAATGGGTGGACATCGACCCTGAGGCTTTCACTG AGAATGGCGAGTGGGCTATTGTCCATCGTCCAGCCAGGAAGATGATAAACTCACGTTACTCCCCTGATGACTTGGAGTATCAGGAGATCAGTTTCAACCTGGTCATCCAGAGAAAGCCCCTTTTCTACGTGATCAACATCATCTTGCCCTGCTCCCTCATCTCTTCACTGGTCGTTTTAGCTTACTTCCTACCCGCACAAG CTGGAGGACAAAAGCTCACGGTGTCCATCTCGGTCTTGCTGGCCCAaactgtttttctctttctcattGCCCAGAAGATCCCCGAGACATCACTTTCTGTCCCCCTCATTGGCAA GTACATCATTTTTGTGATGTGTGTCACCACGCTTATTGCTACCAATCAAATTGTGGTGTTGAACTTCTCCCTGCGCAGCCCCAGCACTCATACAATGTCCCATCAAATCAAGCAT CTGTTTTTGGAAATGGTACCCCGCTTCCTTGGCATGTCGCCTCTTCTGGACGACAACGAGGTGACATCAGAGGTGAATGGCGTGAGAGATCGGAGGCGTGAATCCTTTGGCCTCATGCAGAGAGCCGAGGAGTATGTGCTCAAACAACCTCGCAGTGAGATGATGtttgacaaacaaaaagagaaGCATGGGCTGATGCAACCGAATG TAGATGGCATTGATGCCAATACGACAGCCAATCTGTACAAGAGTTTAGCTCAAGCTGCACCTGAGATAAAGCAATGCGTGGATGCCTGCAATTTCATCGCCGAgaccacaaaacaacaaaataacattggCTCA GAAATTGAAAGCTGGGTACTGATTGGGAAGATGATCGACAAGGTGTGTTTCTGGGCCGCCATTCTCCTCTTCATCATCGGCACGGTGGGGATCTTCCTGACAGGACACTTCAACAGGGCGCCCGAATGGCCATTTCCTGGAGAGAACAACAAATATGccccaaaatga